A genomic region of Zalophus californianus isolate mZalCal1 chromosome 1, mZalCal1.pri.v2, whole genome shotgun sequence contains the following coding sequences:
- the ZBTB7A gene encoding zinc finger and BTB domain-containing protein 7A gives MAGGVDGPIGIPFPDHSSDILSGLNEQRTQGLLCDVVILVEGREFPTHRSVLAACSQYFKKLFTSGAVVDQQNVYEIDFVSAEALTALMDFAYTATLTVSTANVGDILSAARLLEIPAVSHVCADLLDRQILAADAGADAGQLDLVDQTDQRNLLRAKEYLEFFQSNPMNSLPPAAAAAAAAAAFPWSAFGASDDDLDATKEAVAAAVAAVAAGDCNGLDFYGPGPPADRPSAGDGDEGDSNPGLWPERDEDAPAGGLFPPPVAPPATATQNGHYGRGGEEEAASLSEAAPEPGDSPGFLSGAAEDGDGDGPDADGLAASTLLQQMMSSVGRAGAAAAGDSDDESRADDKGVVDYYLKYFSGAHDGDVYPAWSQKVEKKIRAKAFQKCPICEKVIQGAGKLPRHIRTHTGEKPYECNICKVRFTRQDKLKVHMRKHTGEKPYLCQQCGAAFAHNYDLKNHMRVHTGLRPYQCDSCCKTFVRSDHLHRHLKKDGCNGVPSRRGRKPRVRGGGLGGPDPSPGAAAPPGAPAPPGSPDARRNGQEKHFKDEEEDEEAASPDGLSRLNVAGAGGGGGDGGAGPTADGSFAAGLA, from the exons ATGGCCGGCGGCGTGGATGGCCCCATCGGGATCCCGTTCCCTGACCACAGCAGCGACATCCTGAGCGGACTCAACGAGCAGCGGACGCAGGGCCTGCTGTGCGACGTGGTGATCCTGGTGGAGGGCCGAGAGTTCCCTACGCACCGCTCCGTGCTGGCCGCCTGCAGCCAGTACTTCAAGAAGCTGTTCACGTCGGGCGCCGTGGTGGACCAGCAGAACGTGTACGAGATCGACTTCGTCAGTGCCGAGGCGCTCACGGCTCTCATGGACTTCGCCTACACGGCCACGCTCACCGTCAGCACGGCCAACGTGGGCGACATCCTCAGCGCCGCCCGCCTGCTCGAGATCCCCGCCGTGAGCCATGTCTGCGCCGACCTCCTTGACCGGCAGATCCTGGCGGCCGACGCGGGCGCCGACGCCGGGCAACTGGACCTCGTAGATCAGACCGACCAGCGGAACCTCCTCCGGGCCAAGGAGTACCTCGAGTTCTTCCAGAGCAACCCCATGAACAGCCTGccccctgccgccgccgccgccgccgccgccgccgccttccCCTGGTCTGCCTTCGGCGCGTCCGACGACGACCTGGATGCCACCAAGGAGGCCGTGGCCGCAGCCGTGGCTGCCGTGGCCGCCGGCGACTGCAACGGCTTGGACTTCTACGGACCGGGACCACCGGCCGATCGGCCCTCGGCCGGGGATGGGGACGAGGGCGACAGCAACCCAGGTCTATGGCCAGAGCGGGACGAGGACGCCCCAGCCGGGGGCCTCTTCCCGCCCCCTGTGGCCCCGCCGGCCACCGCCACGCAGAATGGCCACTACGgccggggtggggaggaggaggcagcctcGCTGTCGGAGGCAGCCCCCGAGCCGGGCGACTCTCCGGGCTTCCTGTCGGGTGCGGCCGAGGATGGGGACGGGGACGGGCCCGACGCGGACGGGCTGGCGGCCAGCACGCTGCTGCAGCAGATGATGTCATCGgtgggccgggcgggggcggcggcggcgggggacAGTGACGACGAGTCGCGGGCGGACGACAAGGGCGTCGTGGACTACTACCTGAAGTACTTCAGCGGCGCCCACGACGGGGATGTTTACCCGGCCTGGTCGCAGAAGGTGGAAAAGAAGATCCGGGCCAAGGCCTTCCAGAAGTGCCCCATCTGCGAGAAGGTCATCCAGGGCGCCGGCAAGCTGCCGCGGCACATCCGGACCCACACCGGGGAGAAGCCCTACGAGTGCAACATCTGCAAGGTCCGCTTCACCAG gcagGACAAGCTCAAGGTGCACATGAGGAAGCACACGGGCGAGAAGCCGTACCTGTGCCAGCAGTGCGGGGCGGCCTTCGCGCACAACTACGACCTGAAGAACCACATGCGCGTGCACACGGGCCTGCGCCCCTACCAGTGTGACAGCTGCTGTAAGACCTTCGTCCGCTCCGACCACCTGCACAGACACCTCAAGAAGGACGGCTGCAACGGCGTTCCCTCGCGCCGCGGCCGCAAGCCCCGCGTGCGGGGCGGGGGGCTCGGGGGGCCCGACCCCTCCCCGGGGGCCGCCGCGCCGCCcggcgccccggccccgcccggcTCCCCCGACGCCCGGCGCAACGGCCAGGAGAAGCACTTTAAGGAcgaggaggaggacgaggaggcgGCCAGCCCCGACGGCCTGAGCAGGTTGAATGTAGCGGGCGCCGGCGGAGGGGGAGGCGACGGGGGCGCCGGGCCCACCGCCGATGGCAGCTTCGCGGCCGGACTTGCCtga